In Saccharomonospora marina XMU15, one genomic interval encodes:
- the hpf gene encoding ribosome hibernation-promoting factor, HPF/YfiA family, translating to MDIVIKGRNVEVPDHYRVHVSEKLARLERYDKKVIRYDVELFHEPNRRQAKSCQRVEITGKGKGPAVRAEACAGDFYAALDSAINKLENRMRRMHDRRKIHYGRRAPESVAEATSAAEGPSSGSTPGGRAPASATAVLEAPPAPIATEQATTADPFELPEQRWDDGVTAHEPGRIVREKEHSAEPMTIDQALYEMELVGHDFYLFNDSQTGKPSVVYRRKGFDYGVIRLA from the coding sequence ATGGACATCGTCATCAAGGGTCGCAACGTGGAGGTGCCCGATCACTATCGGGTGCACGTCAGCGAAAAGCTGGCGCGGCTCGAGCGCTACGACAAGAAGGTCATCCGCTACGACGTGGAGCTGTTCCACGAGCCCAACCGCAGGCAGGCCAAGAGCTGCCAGCGCGTCGAGATCACGGGCAAGGGCAAGGGCCCTGCCGTTCGCGCCGAGGCGTGCGCGGGCGACTTCTACGCGGCACTCGACTCCGCGATCAACAAGCTGGAGAACCGGATGCGCCGCATGCACGACCGGCGCAAGATTCACTACGGCCGCCGCGCTCCCGAGTCGGTGGCCGAGGCGACCTCGGCGGCGGAGGGCCCTTCTTCCGGCTCCACACCGGGTGGGCGGGCACCCGCGTCCGCCACGGCCGTGCTCGAGGCGCCCCCGGCGCCGATCGCCACCGAACAGGCGACAACAGCCGACCCCTTCGAACTGCCGGAACAGCGCTGGGACGACGGTGTGACCGCACACGAGCCCGGCCGCATCGTCCGCGAGAAGGAACACTCGGCCGAACCGATGACGATCGACCAGGCTCTGTACGAGATGGAGCTGGTCGGACACGACTTCTACCTCTTCAACGACTCCCAGACCGGCAAGCCGAGTGTCGTGTACCGCAGGAAGGGCTTCGACTACGGCGTGATCCGCCTGGCGTGA
- a CDS encoding ComF family protein: MSATTRSVTTACVNAVLELLLPQRCAGCGSPDGPCCPACARSLDGQQLFRHGSGTHALARYDGEARRLVLAYKERGTRSLAPVFGRALAHALPQLPRARPDRDGVWWLVPAPSRRSASRARGGQHMLRVARHCAEALAARGAASAVAPALVLAPGTRDAVGLGREKRVANLAGNVRPRPAGLPPPGTPVVLLDDVVTTGATVAACTRVLGAAGIAVSAALTLTGA; encoded by the coding sequence GTGAGTGCGACAACCCGATCGGTCACCACCGCCTGCGTCAACGCGGTGCTCGAGCTGCTGCTGCCGCAGCGGTGTGCCGGCTGCGGCTCGCCCGACGGCCCGTGTTGCCCGGCGTGTGCCCGCTCGCTGGACGGTCAGCAGCTGTTCAGGCACGGCAGCGGGACACACGCTCTGGCGCGCTACGACGGCGAGGCGAGGCGACTGGTACTCGCCTACAAGGAGCGTGGCACGCGGAGCCTGGCCCCCGTGTTCGGGCGTGCGCTCGCGCACGCGCTACCCCAACTGCCGCGTGCCCGTCCCGATCGGGACGGCGTGTGGTGGCTGGTTCCCGCGCCGTCGCGGCGTTCGGCTTCGCGGGCAAGGGGCGGCCAGCACATGCTGCGGGTGGCAAGGCACTGCGCGGAGGCGCTCGCGGCACGCGGTGCCGCCTCGGCGGTCGCGCCCGCGCTGGTACTCGCGCCGGGCACGCGGGACGCGGTCGGGTTGGGCCGGGAGAAGCGGGTCGCGAACCTGGCGGGCAACGTGCGCCCGCGACCCGCCGGGCTGCCGCCGCCCGGCACGCCGGTCGTCCTGCTCGACGACGTGGTGACCACGGGCGCCACCGTGGCGGCCTGCACGAGGGTTCTCGGTGCGGCGGGAATCGCGGTCTCGGCCGCGCTCACCCTCACCGGAGCCTGA
- a CDS encoding LpqB family beta-propeller domain-containing protein — protein MIRRRYRAVLAAFAAALTMAGCAAVPTETQPKAVPQERVAPQTQEIPEPASGLDPLSVVREFVRASVQPTNDHAASRAYLSQAGRKNWQPDQTVTVIHDEFGTVYAPDEEQPQNETERLVTLRGAQVGRLSQDSSFIPSDEPVSEPVRVKLQRDGQWRIVDPPDSIMITETDFGEAYFRVPVYFFGPDSTALVPDLRYVVARPQSGLPARVVDLLLAGPSNALTGAVRNPLDSAALESNVTGTNDGALVVPLSGVAEQSQQDKKLMAAQMVRSLQHVTTSRIRLLADGTALVPGQSEWRPSDLPAYEAVSSPNSELPGLMTVGGLVRSLGSGAPIDGPVGAGAVDVRSAAQAINGQQLAIVENTRDGVRLRVGDYGTAGQVVDYPAKNMTRPTWLPPTTNGGKSGELWTVVDGEHVVRVQRAPNGQWIPQRVNASELTAVGAITGLRLSRDGTRVAMIVGGQLVVASVVRAPDGTSVSLRAPRILKGDQLDSVVDVDWISQDTLIVASSSERIPVARVPVDGLRLDQFNSSNLTPPMRAITAAPGRPIVVADASGLWTANDVGAGWRPHPQTLPAAEPFYPG, from the coding sequence ATGATCCGCCGCCGCTACCGTGCCGTGCTCGCCGCATTCGCGGCCGCGCTCACCATGGCGGGCTGCGCGGCGGTTCCGACCGAGACCCAGCCGAAAGCGGTGCCGCAGGAACGGGTCGCACCGCAGACCCAGGAGATCCCCGAACCCGCGTCCGGCCTCGATCCGCTCTCGGTCGTGCGCGAGTTCGTGCGCGCCAGCGTGCAGCCCACCAACGACCACGCGGCCTCGCGCGCCTACCTGAGCCAGGCCGGCCGCAAGAACTGGCAGCCCGATCAGACCGTGACCGTCATCCACGACGAGTTCGGCACGGTGTACGCGCCGGACGAGGAACAACCGCAGAACGAGACCGAGCGTTTGGTGACGCTTCGGGGAGCGCAGGTCGGCAGGCTGAGCCAGGACAGTTCCTTCATCCCCTCCGACGAACCGGTGTCCGAACCGGTGCGGGTGAAGCTGCAACGGGACGGCCAGTGGCGCATCGTCGATCCGCCGGACAGCATCATGATCACCGAGACCGACTTCGGTGAGGCCTACTTTCGGGTACCGGTGTACTTCTTCGGACCCGACTCCACCGCGCTCGTGCCCGACCTGCGCTACGTCGTCGCGAGGCCGCAGTCGGGCCTGCCCGCACGGGTTGTGGACCTGTTGCTCGCAGGGCCTTCGAACGCGTTGACCGGTGCGGTGCGCAATCCGCTGGACTCTGCGGCACTGGAAAGCAACGTGACCGGGACCAACGACGGGGCGCTGGTGGTGCCACTTTCCGGGGTCGCGGAGCAGAGCCAACAGGACAAGAAGCTGATGGCCGCTCAGATGGTGCGCTCGCTGCAGCACGTGACCACGAGCAGGATCAGGCTGCTGGCCGACGGCACGGCACTGGTGCCGGGGCAGAGTGAGTGGCGACCCAGCGACCTACCGGCCTACGAGGCGGTTTCGTCCCCGAACTCGGAATTGCCCGGCCTGATGACGGTCGGCGGACTCGTGCGTTCGCTCGGCTCAGGTGCCCCCATCGACGGGCCGGTCGGCGCTGGGGCCGTCGATGTCCGCAGCGCGGCGCAGGCGATCAACGGCCAGCAACTGGCGATCGTGGAGAACACGCGCGACGGGGTGCGGCTGCGAGTGGGGGACTACGGCACCGCTGGACAGGTGGTGGACTACCCCGCGAAGAACATGACACGCCCCACCTGGCTGCCGCCGACGACCAACGGCGGCAAATCCGGGGAACTGTGGACGGTCGTCGACGGCGAGCACGTGGTGCGGGTGCAGCGAGCACCGAACGGGCAATGGATTCCGCAACGGGTGAACGCCTCCGAACTCACCGCCGTCGGTGCGATCACGGGGCTGCGCCTTTCCAGGGACGGAACCAGGGTGGCGATGATCGTGGGCGGTCAGCTGGTCGTGGCCTCCGTGGTGCGCGCGCCCGACGGAACCTCGGTGTCGCTGCGCGCTCCCCGGATTCTGAAGGGCGACCAACTCGACAGCGTGGTCGACGTCGACTGGATCAGCCAGGACACGCTGATCGTGGCGAGTTCGTCGGAGCGGATTCCCGTCGCCAGGGTGCCGGTGGACGGCCTGCGGCTGGACCAGTTCAACAGCTCCAACCTCACGCCGCCGATGCGGGCGATCACCGCCGCGCCGGGTCGGCCGATCGTGGTGGCCGACGCCAGCGGGCTGTGGACCGCCAACGACGTCGGCGCGGGCTGGCGCCCGCATCCGCAGACGCTGCCCGCCGCGGAACCGTTCTATCCGGGCTGA
- the mtrB gene encoding MtrAB system histidine kinase MtrB encodes MRHRLARLGRSAVELAGRVAGYGRSRAHAVGELWKRSLQFRVTVSTLALSSAVVFVLGMVLQNQITDRLLDNKERAAMAQLRVVVYTAESELVGDAGQDDALRNRLSNALKKITSSSVATQDAQNSAAGAFEPVLAAGDPDVSSENAIHAGPYEKVPAGMRNFVENNQRTTQIHTVSGVTYFMVGEPVTTATRPIQLYLLFPLTTEQNTVTTVQNTLLVGGLVLLLLLAAITNIVTRQVVRPVRRAAEAAETFAGGDLDRRLDVVGEDDLAKLATSYNEMAASIQDQIRQLEEFGQLQRRFTSDVSHELRTPLTTVRMAADVLHASREQFPAGLARSTELLVDELDRFETLLRDLLEISKLDAGVEELSAEHIDVRPIAERAVEQVSVIAGTAGSAIEFEPPPEPVNAEVDARRVERILRNLLANAIDHSEGRPVRLLLAADEHAVAFAVRDYGVGLRPGEAELVFNRFWRADPSRNRRTGGTGLGLAISQEDARLHGGWLEAWGEPGDGSCFRLTLPRRVGEPVEQSPIGLPPDPPSTPPHDGMRERAEPTSPVDHGAGAPDGPQQATPVGAPEHEEVR; translated from the coding sequence ATGAGACATCGGCTGGCCCGGCTCGGCCGGTCGGCTGTGGAGTTGGCCGGCCGTGTCGCGGGCTACGGTCGAAGCAGAGCACACGCGGTCGGGGAACTGTGGAAGCGATCGCTACAGTTCCGCGTCACCGTGTCCACGCTGGCGTTGTCGTCAGCGGTGGTGTTCGTGCTCGGCATGGTCCTGCAGAACCAGATCACCGACCGGCTGCTCGACAACAAGGAACGCGCCGCGATGGCGCAGCTTCGCGTCGTCGTGTACACCGCCGAGAGCGAACTCGTCGGTGACGCGGGCCAGGACGACGCCTTGCGCAACCGGCTGAGCAACGCGCTCAAGAAGATCACCAGCAGTTCGGTGGCGACGCAGGACGCCCAGAACTCCGCCGCGGGCGCCTTCGAGCCGGTGCTGGCTGCGGGCGACCCGGACGTGTCCTCGGAGAACGCCATCCACGCGGGCCCCTACGAGAAGGTGCCCGCCGGGATGCGCAACTTCGTGGAGAACAACCAGCGCACCACGCAGATCCACACCGTCTCCGGCGTCACGTACTTCATGGTGGGCGAGCCGGTCACGACCGCGACCAGGCCGATCCAGCTCTACCTGCTGTTCCCGCTGACCACCGAGCAGAACACTGTGACCACCGTGCAGAACACGCTGCTGGTCGGCGGTCTTGTGCTGTTGTTGCTGCTCGCGGCCATCACCAACATCGTCACCAGGCAGGTGGTGCGGCCGGTGCGCAGGGCGGCCGAGGCGGCTGAGACGTTCGCGGGTGGCGACCTCGACCGAAGGCTCGACGTCGTCGGGGAGGACGACCTGGCCAAGCTGGCGACCTCCTACAACGAGATGGCGGCGAGCATTCAGGACCAGATCCGCCAGCTGGAGGAGTTCGGCCAGTTGCAGCGCCGGTTCACCTCCGATGTCTCCCACGAGCTGCGCACCCCGCTGACCACGGTCCGGATGGCCGCCGATGTGCTGCACGCCTCCCGCGAACAGTTCCCCGCGGGGCTGGCCAGATCCACCGAGTTGCTGGTCGACGAACTCGACCGGTTCGAGACCCTGCTTCGGGACCTGCTGGAGATCAGCAAGCTCGACGCGGGCGTGGAGGAGCTTTCCGCCGAGCACATCGACGTGCGCCCCATCGCCGAACGGGCCGTGGAACAGGTGAGTGTCATCGCGGGCACGGCGGGCAGCGCCATCGAGTTCGAGCCGCCGCCGGAGCCGGTGAACGCCGAGGTCGACGCGCGCCGGGTCGAGCGCATCCTGCGCAACCTGCTGGCCAACGCGATCGACCACAGCGAGGGCAGGCCCGTGCGCCTGCTGCTGGCCGCGGACGAACACGCGGTGGCCTTCGCCGTCCGCGACTACGGGGTGGGTCTGCGGCCGGGAGAGGCGGAGCTGGTGTTCAACCGGTTCTGGCGCGCCGACCCCTCCCGCAACCGGCGCACCGGCGGCACCGGCCTCGGCCTCGCGATCAGCCAGGAGGACGCTAGGTTGCACGGCGGTTGGCTGGAAGCGTGGGGCGAGCCAGGCGACGGCTCGTGTTTCCGGCTCACGCTGCCACGCCGCGTCGGCGAGCCGGTCGAGCAGAGCCCGATCGGGCTACCGCCTGACCCGCCGTCCACACCGCCGCACGACGGCATGCGGGAGCGTGCCGAGCCCACCTCGCCCGTCGACCACGGCGCGGGCGCCCCCGACGGGCCCCAGCAGGCCACGCCGGTGGGCGCGCCCGAGCACGAGGAGGTTCGATGA
- the mtrA gene encoding MtrAB system response regulator MtrA, whose protein sequence is MKARVLVVDDDPALAEMLTIVLRGEGFDTAVVADGSRALPALRELKPDLVLLDLMLPGMNGIDVCKAIRAESGVPIVMLTAKSDTVDIVLGLESGADDYVVKPFKPKELVARVRARMRRTESEPAETLTIGDLTIDVPGHEVIRDGKPIPLTPLEFDLLVALARKPRQVFTREVLLEQVWGYRHAADTRLVNVHVQRLRSKVERDPEHPEVVLTVRGVGYKAGPP, encoded by the coding sequence ATGAAGGCACGTGTGCTGGTCGTCGACGACGACCCCGCTCTGGCTGAGATGCTCACCATCGTGCTCCGTGGCGAGGGGTTCGACACAGCCGTGGTCGCCGACGGTTCCCGGGCGCTGCCTGCACTACGTGAGCTGAAACCCGACCTTGTGCTGCTCGACCTCATGCTGCCCGGCATGAACGGCATCGACGTGTGCAAGGCGATCCGCGCCGAGTCCGGTGTGCCGATCGTCATGCTCACGGCCAAGAGCGACACCGTTGATATCGTGCTCGGACTGGAGTCCGGTGCCGACGACTACGTGGTCAAGCCGTTCAAGCCCAAGGAACTCGTCGCTCGCGTGCGCGCGAGGATGCGGCGCACGGAATCCGAGCCCGCCGAAACGCTTACCATCGGTGACCTGACCATCGATGTCCCTGGACACGAGGTGATCAGGGACGGCAAACCGATCCCGCTGACGCCGCTGGAGTTCGACCTGCTCGTCGCGCTGGCCCGCAAGCCGCGCCAGGTGTTCACCCGCGAGGTGCTGCTGGAGCAGGTGTGGGGTTACCGGCACGCGGCGGACACGCGACTGGTGAACGTGCACGTGCAGCGACTGCGCTCGAAGGTGGAGCGGGACCCCGAGCACCCCGAGGTCGTGCTGACCGTCCGCGGGGTGGGTTACAAGGCGGGGCCACCGTGA
- a CDS encoding IclR family transcriptional regulator, with protein sequence MRNSDAAKAAKSAASPVQSVDRAITVLELLAQAGEAGITEIAAQLGVHKSTASRLVGALEMRGLVEQLGDRGKYAIGFGIVRLAGAATGRMDLAKLGNQTCQSLAERLGETVNIAVADGGVAINISQAFGSAAVTAQNWTGRRTPLHATSSGKVLLAYMAEDARQELLGTGLERYTPRTTTTPQVLNTELRHIVERGYAACFEEFELGMHAVAVPIYGGDGEVIAAMSASGPAYRLSRERIQQLVRPMSEAAAELSGQLGHFPR encoded by the coding sequence GTGCGGAACTCCGATGCAGCGAAGGCAGCCAAGAGCGCCGCAAGCCCGGTCCAGTCCGTCGACCGCGCCATCACGGTGCTGGAACTGCTCGCCCAGGCGGGAGAGGCGGGTATCACCGAGATCGCCGCCCAACTCGGCGTGCACAAGTCCACCGCGTCGAGACTGGTGGGCGCTCTGGAGATGAGAGGGCTGGTCGAGCAACTCGGCGACAGGGGCAAGTACGCGATCGGCTTCGGGATCGTGCGGCTCGCCGGTGCGGCGACCGGTCGGATGGACCTGGCCAAGCTCGGCAACCAGACCTGCCAGTCACTGGCGGAGCGGCTCGGCGAGACGGTCAACATCGCGGTCGCCGACGGAGGGGTCGCCATCAACATCAGCCAGGCCTTCGGCTCGGCGGCGGTCACGGCACAGAACTGGACGGGCAGACGCACGCCGCTGCACGCCACCTCGAGCGGCAAGGTGTTACTGGCCTACATGGCCGAGGACGCCAGGCAAGAGCTGCTCGGTACGGGCCTGGAGCGGTACACGCCTCGCACCACGACGACGCCGCAGGTGCTCAACACCGAACTGCGGCACATCGTCGAGCGCGGCTACGCGGCCTGTTTCGAGGAGTTCGAGCTCGGCATGCACGCGGTGGCCGTGCCCATCTACGGCGGTGACGGCGAGGTGATCGCCGCCATGAGCGCGTCGGGGCCCGCGTACCGGCTGTCGAGAGAGCGCATCCAGCAACTGGTGCGGCCCATGTCGGAGGCGGCCGCCGAACTGTCCGGCCAGCTCGGGCACTTCCCGAGGTAG
- a CDS encoding dTMP kinase: protein MGRLVVIEGLDGAGKRTLTEALTKALHDRGSSVSTMAFPRYGESVHADLVREALHGEHGDLGGSVYGMALLYALDRRDAAPGIRAALATHDVVLLDRYVASNAAYQAARLHQDIDGQVVSWVRALEIDRFGLPVPDTHLLLRVAPAVARERARHRAAADTARPQDAFESDDGLQARCARLYDRLAEAGWLAPWHVVDGTARVEVDALVADLLASP from the coding sequence ATGGGCCGGTTGGTTGTGATCGAGGGCCTCGACGGAGCGGGTAAGCGCACCCTCACCGAGGCGTTGACAAAAGCACTGCACGACCGGGGCAGCAGCGTGTCCACCATGGCGTTTCCCCGTTACGGCGAGAGCGTGCACGCCGACCTGGTACGGGAAGCGTTGCACGGCGAGCACGGGGACCTGGGTGGCTCGGTATACGGCATGGCGCTGCTGTACGCACTGGACCGCAGGGATGCCGCACCGGGCATCCGGGCCGCGTTGGCCACGCACGACGTGGTGCTGCTCGACCGCTACGTCGCCTCCAATGCCGCATACCAGGCGGCAAGGCTGCACCAGGACATCGACGGCCAGGTGGTCTCCTGGGTCCGCGCGCTGGAGATCGACCGCTTCGGTCTGCCGGTGCCGGACACGCATCTGCTGCTCAGGGTGGCGCCCGCCGTGGCCCGCGAGCGGGCGCGGCACCGCGCCGCGGCCGATACCGCACGGCCGCAGGACGCCTTCGAGTCCGACGACGGATTGCAGGCGCGCTGTGCCCGGCTGTACGACCGGCTGGCGGAAGCGGGCTGGCTGGCGCCGTGGCACGTCGTAGACGGGACCGCGCGGGTCGAGGTGGACGCGCTCGTGGCCGACCTGCTTGCCTCGCCGTGA